One genomic window of Coffea eugenioides isolate CCC68of chromosome 1, Ceug_1.0, whole genome shotgun sequence includes the following:
- the LOC113749807 gene encoding RNA-binding protein Y14A, with amino-acid sequence MANPEVEAVDFEPEDDDLMDEDVDGAASPRAPIPKLKSAITGGSSSSFSAAKKTKGRGFREEATTADRNARMSAPFDSLDSEGGPGPERSIEGWIILVTGVHEELQEDELLNAFREFGEIKNLHLNLDRRTGFVKGYALIEYEDREEAEKAIHEMDGTEFYTHTIHVDWAFSKGPFKRKNMRRRSPRGHRSRSPRRRF; translated from the exons ATGGCTAATCCGGAGGTGGAAGCGGTGGATTTCGAGCCGGAGGATGACGATTTGATGGACGAGGACGTCGACGGGGCGGCTTCGCCTCGGGCACCAATTCCTAAGCTCAAGTCCGCCATCACCGGCGGCTCCTCTTCCTCCTTCTCCGCCGCTAAGAAGACTAAAGGCCGCGGCTTCCGTGAGGAGGCCACCACTGCTGACCGAAATGCTCGCATGTCTGCTCCTTTTGACTCGCTGGACTCCGAAGGCGGCCCTGGTCCTGAACGAT CAATCGAAGGATGGATTATATTGGTTACTGGAGTTCATGAAGAGTTACAAGAAGATGAGCTGTTGAATGCATTTCGTGAGTTTGGAGAGATTAAAAACTTGCATTTGAATCTTGATCGCAGGACTGGATTTGTCAAG GGTTATGCACTTATTGAGTACGAGGACCGCGAAGAAGCAGAGAAAGCCATACACGAAATGGATGGAACTGAATTCTACACCCACACTATACATGTTGATTGGGCATTCAGCAAAGGTCCATTTAAAAGGAAGAATATGAGGAGGAG ATCTCCACGTGGTCATCGCTCTAGAAGCCCAAGGAGAAGATTTTAA
- the LOC113779589 gene encoding uncharacterized protein LOC113779589 isoform X2 has product MSKYSSIIFASIILSLSWSAVSDLSFWHLQQYVRQSDRKFEQKTNRFWEFHEQSNSWVEVELPFDLVSCVNDTCTRVGSVDHQTMDKIEDTEELDVPESKRSSEKKDCLKAGVGENSNAVLPFRKRVSLTKMSDTSIWITGPSGSIYERFWNGLQWVIAPHDLPMQLNENAHPVWVDFTPLINNSTSHETGQRFPARVISGVTSEDRERLYLCTKNRSLIELIGTEPTRWKNHGRPPGADVEAIVDATSVRPEAVFTVSAAGDLYEYDQNSKPAWKKHIQKEGSELDLSLAPLKGCSFHGLNGPTSVSIFLLTKGGDLVERQFQQRKWKWVPHGSPKDHFLTSITCNPQDEPNENLHTMFLTTAAGLVFEYRIPKQSGASQENQILEHWVNHIHPSNAKIAKRITGLQLQVGRMIFPLDDGRLSELHLPGIGGESSGPSQQINARRRVSPKYVWSILDAPETEGWNAEYCTEEYGPTNCISGMKEETNDEDLTGLISRRRKGISSQQNYLLLGISGSSSTKTLEDHSIADHSITKNFRLRAMHGGKSFFLITDEGLTFEYLSAENVWFWLRHEHSTAIRGAVGNYNGSLYLIDEYGSLFIRERNGNELAWINCTAIKKGRQVIGGPPWDGIPGKTQKVTATDALFFVSRSGRLLQLTVALRKFKWKDCRNPPNTKIACIADQEALREKIVFVIGRNGRLYQYNKVTELWHEHYQSQHLVLSRLPGTAMRPSPLSLKGSLFMLSENGGLVEYHWNQLDGWNWVEHGTPNSNVTLVGSPGPCFEGGQLFLIGSDGNVYLRFLDQATWKWKNCGFPYTETKVDADQKQIGEGNGNKDICINEEIETSFEKLAENLQAINKNCDPKVESTRPISFAETSVIFELRDGRLAELQKTGDANWAWSRSIGTPTSLCLANYWTTLAS; this is encoded by the exons ATGTCTAAGTATTCTTCCATTATTTTCGCTTCGATCATCTTATCATTGAGCTGGTCTGCTGTTTCTGATTTGAGTTTCTGGCACCTGCAACAGTATGTCAGACAGTCTGATCGAAAATTTGAGCAGAAAACCAATCGGTTTTGGGAGTTCCATGAGCAATCCAATAGCTGGGTTGAAGTGGAACTCCcttttgatcttgtttcttGTGTCAATGATACTTGTACAAGAGTTGGTTCAGTTGATCATCAGACGATGGACAAGATTGAAGACACAGAAGAACTTGATGTTCCTGAGTCGAAAAGGAGCTCTGAAAAGAAGGATTGTTTAAAAGCAGGGGTAGGGGAAAATTCTAATGCTGTTCTGCCTTTCAGAAAGAGAGTTTCTCTAACAAAAATGTCTGATACATCCATCTGGATTACTGGACCTAGTGGATCAATCTATGAGAGGTTTTGGAACGGTTTGCAGTGGGTAATAGCACCACATGACCTACCA ATGCAGCTGAATGAAAATGCACATCCAGTTTGGGTTGATTTCACACCACTGATCAATAACAGTACAAGCCATGAAACAGGACAAAGATTTCCCGCCCGAGTAATTTCTGGAGTGACCTCAGAAGATAGGGA GAGATTATATTTGTGCACAAAGAATCGATCACTAATAGAACTTATTGGGACTGAACCTACCAG ATGGAAAAATCATGGTCGACCACCTGGTGCCGATGTTGAAGCAATAGTCGATGCTACTTCTGTTAGACCAGAAGCAGTATTTACTGTAAG TGCTGCAGGAGATCTCTACGAATATGACCAGAATTCTAAGCCAGCATGGAAGAAACACATACAAAAAGAAGGATCAGAACTAGATCTCTCTTTGGCTCCATTGAAAGGTTGCAGCTTCCATGGACTGAATGGACCTACTTCAGTGTCAATCTTTCTTTTAACCAAG GGAGGAGACTTGGTTGAGAGGCAATTCCAACAGAGGAAGTGGAAATGGGTTCCCCATGGAAGTCCAAAGGATCATTTCTTGACATCCATCACATGCAATCCTCAAGATGAACCAAATGAGAACCTACATACAATGTTTCTCACTACAGCAGCTGGATTAGTTTTTGAATATCGAATTCCAAAACAATCAG GTGCATCCCAGGAGAACCAAATTCTAGAGCATTGGGTGAATCACATTCATCCTTCAAATGCAAAAATAGCAAAACGAATTACAGGGCTCCAATTGCAAGTTGGCAGAATGATTTTTCCATTAGATGATGGAAGGCTTTCAGAATTGCATCTACCAGGTATTGGTGGTGAAAGTTCGGGACCAAGTCAGCAGATTAATGCCCGGAGAAGAGTATCCCCCAAGTATGTATGGTCCATATTAGATGCTCCAGAAACTGAAGGATGGAATGCAGAATACTGTACTGAAGAATATGGACCTACAAATTGCATTTCAGGGATGAAAGAGGAAACCAATGATGAAGATCTTACAGGATTAATATCAAGAAGGAGAAAAGGAATTAGTTCACAACAAAACTACTTATTACTTGGCATATCTGGCAGCAGCTCAACCAAGACCTTAGAAGATCATAGTATAGCAGATCACTCGATTACCAAAAACTTCCGTCTCAGAGCAATGCATGGAGGAAAATCCTTCTTCCTGATAACAGATGAGGGCCTGACATTTGAATACCTAAGTGCCGAAAATGTGTGGTTCTGGTTGAGGCACGAGCATTCAACAGCCATCAGGGGCGCAGTCGGAAACTACAATGGAAGTTTGTATTTGATTGATGAGTATGGAAGTCTGTTtattagagaaagaaatggaaatgAACTAGCATGGATAAATTGCACTGCCATAAAGAAAGGAAGACAAGTGATTGGAGGTCCACCATGGGATGGCATTCCTGGAAAGACACAGAAAGTAACAGCAACTGATGCACTCTTTTTTGTCAGCAGAAGTGGAAGGTTATTACAGCTAACT GTTGCATTGAGAAAGTTCAAATGGAAAGATTGTCGAAACCCACCAAATACTAAGATTGCTTGCATAGCTGATCAGGAGGCTCTCAGAGAAAAAATAGTGTTTGTTATCGGGAGGAATGGTCGACTGTACCAGTACAACAAGGTTACAGAGCTTTGGCATGAGCATTACCAGTCTCAACACTTAGTTCTATCAAGATTGCCTGGAACAGCTATGAGGCCATCACCTTTATCATTAAAGGGTTCTCTTTTCATGCTTTCTGAAAATGGTGGACTAGTTGAATATCACTGGAATCAGTTAGACGGTTGGAATTGGGTGGAACATGGAACACCAAATAGTAATGTTACATTAGTTGGTTCACCAGGACCTTGCTTTGAAGGTGGCCAACTATTTCTGATTGGTTCAGATGGTAATGTTTATCTTAGGTTCCTGGACCAAGCAACATGGAAATGGAAGAACTGTGGCTTTCCATACACTGAAACTAAGGTGGATGCGGATCAAAAGCAGATTGGAGAAGGAAATGGAAACAAAGATATCTGTAtcaatgaagaaattgaaaccaGCTTTGAGAAACTAGCAGAGAACTTGCAAGCTATTAACAAAAATTGTGATCCTAAG GTGGAGTCTACACGTCCAATTTCATTTGCAGAAACCTCAGTCATATTTGAGCTAAGAGATGGCAGA TTGGCAGAGTTGCAGAAAACTGGAGATGCAAACTGGGCTTGGTCACGTTCCATTGGGACTCCCACAAGTTTATGCCTAGCTAACTATTGGACAACTTTGGCTTCATAA
- the LOC113779589 gene encoding uncharacterized protein LOC113779589 isoform X1, protein MSKYSSIIFASIILSLSWSAVSDLSFWHLQQYVRQSDRKFEQKTNRFWEFHEQSNSWVEVELPFDLVSCVNDTCTRVGSVDHQTMDKIEDTEELDVPESKRSSEKKDCLKAGVGENSNAVLPFRKRVSLTKMSDTSIWITGPSGSIYERFWNGLQWVIAPHDLPVSAGYAISVFIVNQIILALSEAGNLYQMQLNENAHPVWVDFTPLINNSTSHETGQRFPARVISGVTSEDRERLYLCTKNRSLIELIGTEPTRWKNHGRPPGADVEAIVDATSVRPEAVFTVSAAGDLYEYDQNSKPAWKKHIQKEGSELDLSLAPLKGCSFHGLNGPTSVSIFLLTKGGDLVERQFQQRKWKWVPHGSPKDHFLTSITCNPQDEPNENLHTMFLTTAAGLVFEYRIPKQSGASQENQILEHWVNHIHPSNAKIAKRITGLQLQVGRMIFPLDDGRLSELHLPGIGGESSGPSQQINARRRVSPKYVWSILDAPETEGWNAEYCTEEYGPTNCISGMKEETNDEDLTGLISRRRKGISSQQNYLLLGISGSSSTKTLEDHSIADHSITKNFRLRAMHGGKSFFLITDEGLTFEYLSAENVWFWLRHEHSTAIRGAVGNYNGSLYLIDEYGSLFIRERNGNELAWINCTAIKKGRQVIGGPPWDGIPGKTQKVTATDALFFVSRSGRLLQLTVALRKFKWKDCRNPPNTKIACIADQEALREKIVFVIGRNGRLYQYNKVTELWHEHYQSQHLVLSRLPGTAMRPSPLSLKGSLFMLSENGGLVEYHWNQLDGWNWVEHGTPNSNVTLVGSPGPCFEGGQLFLIGSDGNVYLRFLDQATWKWKNCGFPYTETKVDADQKQIGEGNGNKDICINEEIETSFEKLAENLQAINKNCDPKVESTRPISFAETSVIFELRDGRLAELQKTGDANWAWSRSIGTPTSLCLANYWTTLAS, encoded by the exons ATGTCTAAGTATTCTTCCATTATTTTCGCTTCGATCATCTTATCATTGAGCTGGTCTGCTGTTTCTGATTTGAGTTTCTGGCACCTGCAACAGTATGTCAGACAGTCTGATCGAAAATTTGAGCAGAAAACCAATCGGTTTTGGGAGTTCCATGAGCAATCCAATAGCTGGGTTGAAGTGGAACTCCcttttgatcttgtttcttGTGTCAATGATACTTGTACAAGAGTTGGTTCAGTTGATCATCAGACGATGGACAAGATTGAAGACACAGAAGAACTTGATGTTCCTGAGTCGAAAAGGAGCTCTGAAAAGAAGGATTGTTTAAAAGCAGGGGTAGGGGAAAATTCTAATGCTGTTCTGCCTTTCAGAAAGAGAGTTTCTCTAACAAAAATGTCTGATACATCCATCTGGATTACTGGACCTAGTGGATCAATCTATGAGAGGTTTTGGAACGGTTTGCAGTGGGTAATAGCACCACATGACCTACCAGTAAGTGCAGGGTATGCGATTTCTGTCTTCATTGTTAATCAGATAATTCTTGCTCTCTCAGAGGCAGGGAATCTGTACCAG ATGCAGCTGAATGAAAATGCACATCCAGTTTGGGTTGATTTCACACCACTGATCAATAACAGTACAAGCCATGAAACAGGACAAAGATTTCCCGCCCGAGTAATTTCTGGAGTGACCTCAGAAGATAGGGA GAGATTATATTTGTGCACAAAGAATCGATCACTAATAGAACTTATTGGGACTGAACCTACCAG ATGGAAAAATCATGGTCGACCACCTGGTGCCGATGTTGAAGCAATAGTCGATGCTACTTCTGTTAGACCAGAAGCAGTATTTACTGTAAG TGCTGCAGGAGATCTCTACGAATATGACCAGAATTCTAAGCCAGCATGGAAGAAACACATACAAAAAGAAGGATCAGAACTAGATCTCTCTTTGGCTCCATTGAAAGGTTGCAGCTTCCATGGACTGAATGGACCTACTTCAGTGTCAATCTTTCTTTTAACCAAG GGAGGAGACTTGGTTGAGAGGCAATTCCAACAGAGGAAGTGGAAATGGGTTCCCCATGGAAGTCCAAAGGATCATTTCTTGACATCCATCACATGCAATCCTCAAGATGAACCAAATGAGAACCTACATACAATGTTTCTCACTACAGCAGCTGGATTAGTTTTTGAATATCGAATTCCAAAACAATCAG GTGCATCCCAGGAGAACCAAATTCTAGAGCATTGGGTGAATCACATTCATCCTTCAAATGCAAAAATAGCAAAACGAATTACAGGGCTCCAATTGCAAGTTGGCAGAATGATTTTTCCATTAGATGATGGAAGGCTTTCAGAATTGCATCTACCAGGTATTGGTGGTGAAAGTTCGGGACCAAGTCAGCAGATTAATGCCCGGAGAAGAGTATCCCCCAAGTATGTATGGTCCATATTAGATGCTCCAGAAACTGAAGGATGGAATGCAGAATACTGTACTGAAGAATATGGACCTACAAATTGCATTTCAGGGATGAAAGAGGAAACCAATGATGAAGATCTTACAGGATTAATATCAAGAAGGAGAAAAGGAATTAGTTCACAACAAAACTACTTATTACTTGGCATATCTGGCAGCAGCTCAACCAAGACCTTAGAAGATCATAGTATAGCAGATCACTCGATTACCAAAAACTTCCGTCTCAGAGCAATGCATGGAGGAAAATCCTTCTTCCTGATAACAGATGAGGGCCTGACATTTGAATACCTAAGTGCCGAAAATGTGTGGTTCTGGTTGAGGCACGAGCATTCAACAGCCATCAGGGGCGCAGTCGGAAACTACAATGGAAGTTTGTATTTGATTGATGAGTATGGAAGTCTGTTtattagagaaagaaatggaaatgAACTAGCATGGATAAATTGCACTGCCATAAAGAAAGGAAGACAAGTGATTGGAGGTCCACCATGGGATGGCATTCCTGGAAAGACACAGAAAGTAACAGCAACTGATGCACTCTTTTTTGTCAGCAGAAGTGGAAGGTTATTACAGCTAACT GTTGCATTGAGAAAGTTCAAATGGAAAGATTGTCGAAACCCACCAAATACTAAGATTGCTTGCATAGCTGATCAGGAGGCTCTCAGAGAAAAAATAGTGTTTGTTATCGGGAGGAATGGTCGACTGTACCAGTACAACAAGGTTACAGAGCTTTGGCATGAGCATTACCAGTCTCAACACTTAGTTCTATCAAGATTGCCTGGAACAGCTATGAGGCCATCACCTTTATCATTAAAGGGTTCTCTTTTCATGCTTTCTGAAAATGGTGGACTAGTTGAATATCACTGGAATCAGTTAGACGGTTGGAATTGGGTGGAACATGGAACACCAAATAGTAATGTTACATTAGTTGGTTCACCAGGACCTTGCTTTGAAGGTGGCCAACTATTTCTGATTGGTTCAGATGGTAATGTTTATCTTAGGTTCCTGGACCAAGCAACATGGAAATGGAAGAACTGTGGCTTTCCATACACTGAAACTAAGGTGGATGCGGATCAAAAGCAGATTGGAGAAGGAAATGGAAACAAAGATATCTGTAtcaatgaagaaattgaaaccaGCTTTGAGAAACTAGCAGAGAACTTGCAAGCTATTAACAAAAATTGTGATCCTAAG GTGGAGTCTACACGTCCAATTTCATTTGCAGAAACCTCAGTCATATTTGAGCTAAGAGATGGCAGA TTGGCAGAGTTGCAGAAAACTGGAGATGCAAACTGGGCTTGGTCACGTTCCATTGGGACTCCCACAAGTTTATGCCTAGCTAACTATTGGACAACTTTGGCTTCATAA